The window ATGCTGGACTGTTGCTGTGCTTATCGCATATCTGCTTGCTCTGATCAGTGATTGCTAAACCTATTTGTCATGCTGACCCAGACCATGTATTCTCTGTTGACGCAGTGGCACAATAGAAGCTGATTTCTGTCTCTTCCCAttgtcttctccccctctcctcagtgAGATCCGCCTAGTTGAGATTCTGGAGAATCTGTGTGACAGCAGCAGCTTTGACTGTAACCACATGGTAGAGGAGCACGAGGACCACTTTGAGACCTGGTGGTTCAAGAGGTGAGTACTTGACTGCTCAGCTAGAACAACAGGGCAGCACATGTCTCATTAGCACAAAACCCCTTACTACTTACTTAGTCCTTTTACTTCTCCTGGAGCATAGGCCACTGACATCAGACTTCAAGACCCCACTATCTTTGTCCTTGTAGAATCTCTGAACTTCCAGGCTACAATTCAAATGTGTATTGGGATTTTTTTAAATCTCACTCTTCCAATCCAGGCAAAATAAGCATCCTGATCTGTATAAGTGGTTTTGCGTTGATACCATCAAGGTGTGCTGTTCAACGGGAACGTTTGGCCCTGATTGTAATGGTAAACACATACTCCTCCAAAACCACATTTATTTGACTAATACCAACCAGCCATGGGTGAATAAAAATAATCTGTTTCCTCCTGACAGCCTGTGTGGCGGGTTCTGAGAGGCCTTGCCATGGCAACGGCGTTTGTGACGGTGATGGAACACGAGGGGGTAACGGCAGGTGCAACTGTGACCATGGTTACAAGGGGGAGTTCTGTCTGGACTGCATGGACGGATACTTCAATGAAATTAGGAACGACACGTTTTCACTATGCACAGGTTATTATTATGTTTGCATGTTCATTTTAACAAGGGTTTACACAAATCCAGTCCTTTCAGATCTAAGCAATGTGCCAAGGGGACAGGCTTGGTGTCTTTGGAGCAGGGCATGCATCTCAACCACCTTTCCCACTCAATTCCCTACACTACAGAGTGCCACACCTCCTGCAAGACCTGCACTGGTCTAACCAATGAGGACTGTGAGAAGTGCAAGACTGGCTGGGGGGAGGATGATGAGGGGACCTGTCTTGGTGAGAGAGACATTTTTATACCTTTTCATGGCATAATAACTACTTTCCCTGTCATGAATTTGACATCAAGCTCAATCTCCCTTTTCTTGTTCCTTCTCATTGTGTGACCCTAGATGTGAACGAGTGCTTGAACGACCCTCCTCTCTGCAAAGAGGATCAGTACTGTCTGAACACGGATGGCTCGTTCTCCTGTAAAGGTACTGTAAAACTGTGGTCTACTACCTAGTGAGAGGACCATATATACTATGTTGTTGGATGGATACAGCTATTGTGTTAGGGACTGAAAATATAAACATATATACTAAGCTATTTGTAGTAAACTTTAAACAAGTAttaacatttgacctctgttctcctctctggcAGGCTGTGACGAGGTGTGTTCAGGCTGTACTGGGACAGGGCCTGATAAGTGCCAGAGCTGTGCTCCTGGGTACCAGGACACAGAGGGCACATGCACAGGTAGGGAGTCATGGGAATCTGCATACGTGGAGTGTGTCTGAAAGTGGGCT of the Oncorhynchus gorbuscha isolate QuinsamMale2020 ecotype Even-year linkage group LG25, OgorEven_v1.0, whole genome shotgun sequence genome contains:
- the LOC124014025 gene encoding cysteine-rich with EGF-like domain protein 2 isoform X3 — translated: MLSFNQLLWLFCSLAFILLSQCTYAKYLKSSCNTCKQIADNFSKGLDRTKKQNFGGGNTAWEERALSKYETSEIRLVEILENLCDSSSFDCNHMVEEHEDHFETWWFKRQNKHPDLYKWFCVDTIKVCCSTGTFGPDCNACVAGSERPCHGNGVCDGDGTRGGNGRCNCDHGYKGEFCLDCMDGYFNEIRNDTFSLCTECHTSCKTCTGLTNEDCEKCKTGWGEDDEGTCLDVNECLNDPPLCKEDQYCLNTDGSFSCKGCDEVCSGCTGTGPDKCQSCAPGYQDTEGTCTGTRNRRESVSKYQSQVINNNDLD
- the LOC124014025 gene encoding cysteine-rich with EGF-like domain protein 2 isoform X2 — its product is MLSFNQLLWLFCSLAFILLSQCTYAKYLKSSCNTCKQIADNFSKGLDRTKKQNFGGGNTAWEERALSKYETSEIRLVEILENLCDSSSFDCNHMVEEHEDHFETWWFKRQNKHPDLYKWFCVDTIKVCCSTGTFGPDCNACVAGSERPCHGNGVCDGDGTRGGNGRCNCDHGYKGEFCLDCMDGYFNEIRNDTFSLCTECHTSCKTCTGLTNEDCEKCKTGWGEDDEGTCLDVNECLNDPPLCKEDQYCLNTDGSFSCKGCDEVCSGCTGTGPDKCQSCAPGYQDTEGTCTDVNECEQTDAVCTAENQECFNNKGGYICICASRGE
- the LOC124014025 gene encoding cysteine-rich with EGF-like domain protein 2 isoform X4: MLSFNQLLWLFCSLAFILLSQCTYAKYLKSSCNTCKQIADNFSKGLDRTKKQNFGGGNTAWEERALSKYETSEIRLVEILENLCDSSSFDCNHMVEEHEDHFETWWFKRQNKHPDLYKWFCVDTIKVCCSTGTFGPDCNACVAGSERPCHGNGVCDGDGTRGGNGRCNCDHGYKGEFCLDCMDGYFNEIRNDTFSLCTECHTSCKTCTGLTNEDCEKCKTGWGEDDEGTCLDVNECLNDPPLCKEDQYCLNTDGSFSCKGCDEVCSGCTGTGPDKCQSCAPGYQDTEGTCTGTRNRRESVSKYQSQRRMRQK
- the LOC124014025 gene encoding cysteine-rich with EGF-like domain protein 2 isoform X1, which translates into the protein MLSFNQLLWLFCSLAFILLSQCTYAKYLKSSCNTCKQIADNFSKGLDRTKKQNFGGGNTAWEERALSKYETSEIRLVEILENLCDSSSFDCNHMVEEHEDHFETWWFKRQNKHPDLYKWFCVDTIKVCCSTGTFGPDCNACVAGSERPCHGNGVCDGDGTRGGNGRCNCDHGYKGEFCLDCMDGYFNEIRNDTFSLCTECHTSCKTCTGLTNEDCEKCKTGWGEDDEGTCLDVNECLNDPPLCKEDQYCLNTDGSFSCKGCDEVCSGCTGTGPDKCQSCAPGYQDTEGTCTDVNECEQTDAVCTAENQECFNNKGGYICICASRYEEQEGVCVKIPEPEENEAEIVKHPEEHEDL